The Pricia mediterranea genome includes a window with the following:
- a CDS encoding LamG-like jellyroll fold domain-containing protein, which produces MGNSYIHKAYLFALLLIVTQVLAAQVTITSQVSRNSDDAEERISNANVSLNSTDLELGSDNGSDQIVAFRFQNINIPQGTTILNAHIQFTVDETDNGATSVTIIGQDADNAATFTTTNGDLSGRPQTAAAVAWNGIPAWNAVGQAGTDQQTPDLTGIVQEIVNRGGWSSGNAMVFGMYGTGERTAESYNGDASRAPILSITADLAPDNDTDGIPDVADLDDDNDGVLDAHEENCGPDVSGYDAYWNLENSTDDSSGNSHNLQNGSITYSTDSRKGLRSASFNGSSDYLRYSDGTFLNQQIANFSYSFWIKPTNLSGIQPLLEEGGSGNGVAIRLNGNILENAVREGGSGSQISTSSFTFPNDNRWHHIGLTYANGNVVMYLDGVASNVLNTGFGSLAGHGSAQSFGRTDGGDAFGSGGGNHYGGLMDEIIHYPIALTAAQMQELYYGTCDTDNDGVINRLDADSDNDGCSDADEAYSDTNADSDNNGNYGSGTPGVDSEGRVAAASYTVPVDTDTDGIPDFLEAGGSVTITAQPQDQTVNMGDTVSFSISATGSSHIYQWYISTDGGSSFTPLSGEVLSTLTINNVSGAQDENRYRATIRNANNVCSIRTSTSAVLRIADMPPVVDAEGNQDYCPGSSIPIAESIAITDPDDTTTTAVYIQISSGYINGEDLLTMTGSHPNVTASWDPVQGELTLTGPATYSEFEAAIRAIEYSSSAAAPTGWRQFSITVGEANYLPATGHYYLYVDDLGITWTDARDAAAASTYFGLQGYLATLTSQEEADFSGTQASGTGWIGGSDAATEGVWRWVTGPETGLNFWNGTAGGSTPNYAFWNSGEPNQSGNEDYAHITHPNVNSNGSWNDLSNTGASSGNYQPQGYVIEYGGMPGDPTLSITDVTSITMVEPATITTSPVHQTVGDGDNVTFSVAATGSNLDYQWQESTDGGASFNDIPGATNTSYAFNASFVDDGNQYRVVVSDGNNSCGQAVSSPATLRVDYDFDGDGVLDSFDLDDDNDGILDSLECPASVLWITDGTASPPEQNTINKLIALGYVVTVVDDGVGGDADTYDVTFIFEDVNSTTAAANLTNMTTTTNGIITSESALHDEILGGVSGVNINGTSITITNNTHPITAGLALGNLSIGQAQHPAGNLTSGTVLADHVSGNIGIAVWETGQTMETGTAPGRRAIVPFSNDNAPFNATAEDILVKAIAWAAGTPICDSDSDGIDNRLDFDSDNDGCNDADEAYTDPNADIDNNGMYGSGSPSVNSDGTVIEASYQAPADGNANGTYDFLQSDPVPAISVQPADTTICPGCTESISVTSTGADTYQWQRFNGSNWINLTDSGIHSGAATATLTITNPASSENGNQYRVLVSSSSYICSVETSNTATLTVRVNTVITNRRITHRVNRN; this is translated from the coding sequence ATGGGAAACAGCTACATACATAAAGCCTACCTATTCGCTCTCTTACTAATCGTTACCCAGGTACTTGCGGCACAGGTCACGATTACATCACAAGTATCAAGGAACAGTGACGATGCCGAAGAGCGGATATCCAATGCTAACGTAAGCTTGAACAGTACAGATTTGGAACTGGGGAGCGATAACGGTAGCGATCAAATTGTGGCTTTCCGTTTTCAGAATATCAACATTCCCCAAGGTACGACCATTTTAAATGCCCACATTCAGTTTACCGTCGATGAGACCGATAATGGCGCAACTTCGGTAACAATTATTGGCCAAGATGCCGACAACGCGGCAACCTTTACCACTACTAATGGTGATTTGAGCGGTCGGCCGCAAACGGCCGCTGCGGTAGCCTGGAACGGTATTCCCGCATGGAATGCCGTGGGTCAGGCGGGCACCGACCAACAAACTCCCGATCTCACAGGCATTGTACAGGAAATAGTCAACAGGGGAGGTTGGAGCAGTGGTAATGCCATGGTATTCGGAATGTACGGAACCGGCGAAAGAACGGCGGAATCCTATAACGGCGATGCCTCGCGAGCCCCGATATTGTCTATTACCGCGGATTTGGCTCCCGACAACGATACGGACGGCATCCCAGATGTTGCCGATCTGGACGATGACAATGACGGGGTGCTCGACGCCCATGAAGAAAATTGCGGTCCCGATGTATCCGGTTACGATGCGTACTGGAACCTGGAAAATTCCACTGACGATAGCTCAGGAAACAGCCATAACCTGCAGAACGGCAGCATAACGTATTCCACAGATAGCCGTAAGGGCCTGCGTTCGGCATCTTTTAACGGAAGTTCGGATTATCTGCGGTACAGTGACGGGACTTTTTTGAACCAACAGATTGCCAATTTCAGTTATTCTTTCTGGATAAAACCGACCAACCTATCCGGCATCCAGCCACTTTTGGAGGAAGGAGGCTCGGGCAACGGCGTCGCCATCCGCTTAAATGGCAACATCCTTGAAAATGCTGTCCGCGAAGGTGGTTCTGGCAGTCAGATCAGTACTTCGAGCTTCACATTTCCCAATGATAATCGATGGCACCATATCGGTTTGACATATGCCAACGGCAACGTGGTCATGTATCTCGACGGCGTGGCCAGCAACGTTTTGAACACGGGGTTTGGATCATTGGCCGGCCACGGCAGTGCACAGTCTTTTGGAAGAACGGACGGTGGCGATGCGTTTGGCTCGGGTGGCGGAAATCATTACGGGGGCCTGATGGACGAAATCATACATTACCCAATAGCTCTTACCGCCGCCCAGATGCAGGAATTGTACTATGGCACCTGTGACACCGATAATGACGGTGTTATCAATCGTTTGGATGCGGATAGCGATAACGACGGCTGTAGCGATGCCGATGAGGCCTATAGCGACACAAACGCCGATTCTGACAATAACGGAAATTACGGAAGCGGAACACCCGGAGTGGATAGCGAGGGCAGGGTGGCCGCAGCCTCCTACACCGTACCTGTTGATACCGATACCGATGGCATCCCTGATTTTTTGGAGGCTGGCGGTAGCGTAACCATTACTGCCCAGCCTCAGGACCAGACCGTCAACATGGGTGATACTGTCAGTTTTTCGATATCCGCGACGGGAAGCAGCCATATCTATCAATGGTATATCAGCACCGATGGGGGCAGCAGCTTCACGCCATTGTCCGGAGAAGTTTTAAGCACGTTGACGATAAACAATGTATCCGGTGCCCAAGATGAAAATCGGTATCGTGCCACGATTCGGAACGCGAACAATGTATGTAGTATCCGAACCTCGACATCCGCTGTTTTAAGAATTGCCGACATGCCACCGGTGGTCGATGCCGAGGGTAATCAAGACTATTGTCCGGGTTCCTCCATCCCCATTGCGGAAAGCATTGCCATTACCGATCCCGATGATACGACAACGACCGCGGTCTATATTCAGATTTCTTCAGGATATATCAACGGCGAAGATCTGTTGACCATGACGGGATCGCATCCTAATGTAACCGCTTCTTGGGATCCCGTTCAAGGGGAGCTCACATTAACCGGACCGGCCACCTATTCCGAATTCGAGGCGGCCATCCGAGCGATAGAATATTCCAGCAGTGCCGCCGCCCCTACAGGATGGAGACAATTTTCGATTACCGTCGGCGAGGCCAATTATCTGCCCGCGACGGGACACTATTATCTTTATGTGGATGATTTGGGAATTACATGGACAGATGCCCGAGACGCGGCCGCCGCTAGCACTTATTTCGGTCTCCAGGGATATCTGGCTACGCTGACCTCGCAAGAAGAAGCCGATTTTTCCGGCACCCAAGCCTCCGGCACCGGATGGATCGGGGGTAGCGATGCGGCGACCGAAGGAGTTTGGCGATGGGTCACCGGTCCCGAAACGGGACTCAATTTCTGGAACGGTACGGCCGGGGGCAGCACGCCGAATTACGCCTTTTGGAACAGCGGGGAACCCAATCAATCCGGGAATGAAGATTATGCCCATATCACCCATCCCAACGTGAATTCCAACGGTTCTTGGAACGATTTGAGCAATACAGGTGCATCCTCGGGAAATTATCAGCCCCAAGGCTACGTGATAGAATACGGGGGCATGCCGGGCGACCCCACACTTTCGATTACCGACGTAACCAGTATAACTATGGTAGAACCGGCAACGATAACCACATCGCCTGTTCACCAAACTGTTGGCGATGGTGATAACGTTACTTTCTCGGTGGCCGCTACCGGATCGAACTTGGACTATCAATGGCAAGAGAGCACGGACGGTGGCGCGTCGTTCAACGATATTCCAGGAGCGACCAATACCAGCTATGCCTTCAATGCCAGTTTTGTCGATGATGGAAACCAATATCGCGTGGTGGTCAGCGACGGAAACAATTCGTGCGGTCAGGCCGTTTCATCGCCGGCGACTTTGCGGGTGGACTACGATTTTGACGGCGATGGGGTGCTGGACAGTTTTGATCTCGATGATGACAACGATGGGATTTTGGATTCTCTCGAATGTCCGGCTTCGGTGCTTTGGATCACTGACGGGACCGCTTCGCCCCCAGAACAAAACACGATAAATAAACTGATTGCCTTGGGCTATGTCGTAACGGTAGTCGATGACGGGGTTGGGGGTGACGCCGATACTTATGACGTCACCTTTATCTTTGAAGATGTGAACAGTACTACGGCCGCGGCCAACTTGACGAACATGACGACCACTACGAATGGAATAATCACGAGCGAATCCGCCTTGCACGACGAAATTTTAGGCGGTGTCTCCGGTGTAAACATCAACGGCACGTCCATCACCATAACGAACAATACCCATCCTATAACCGCTGGATTAGCCCTTGGAAACCTGAGTATCGGCCAGGCCCAACACCCTGCGGGCAATTTGACATCCGGTACAGTGTTGGCGGATCATGTTAGCGGCAATATCGGTATTGCGGTTTGGGAAACCGGACAGACCATGGAAACCGGAACCGCTCCTGGCCGGCGTGCGATCGTTCCCTTTTCGAACGACAATGCCCCTTTCAATGCCACGGCTGAAGATATTCTGGTCAAGGCCATAGCGTGGGCGGCCGGCACCCCGATCTGTGACTCCGATAGCGATGGTATCGACAATCGTTTGGATTTTGACAGTGATAACGACGGCTGTAACGATGCCGACGAGGCCTACACGGATCCGAATGCCGATATCGATAACAACGGTATGTACGGTTCGGGCAGTCCGTCGGTCAACTCCGATGGTACGGTCATCGAGGCTTCCTATCAGGCCCCTGCCGACGGAAACGCCAACGGCACCTACGATTTTCTCCAAAGCGACCCGGTTCCCGCCATATCAGTCCAGCCTGCCGACACCACAATCTGTCCCGGTTGCACGGAAAGCATTTCGGTGACCTCCACCGGTGCCGATACCTACCAGTGGCAGCGAT
- a CDS encoding peptide chain release factor 3 yields MNPFEKQIQKRRTFGIISHPDAGKTTLTEKLLLFGGAIQEAGAVKSNKIKKSATSDFMEIERQRGISVATSVLAFYYKDKKINILDTPGHKDFAEDTFRTLTAVDSVIVVIDVAKGVEAQTEKLVEVCRMRNIPMIVFINKLDREGKDAFDLLDELEQKLGLSVTPLSFPIGMGYDFKGIYNIYERNINLFSGSSKKNIEETIAIDDINNPELDTIIGSKAAGTLRDDLELAIGVYPDFDKDLYLQGKQQPVFFGSALNNFGVRELLDCFIEIAPSPRAKNAEERQVEANEEEMTGFVFKIHANMDPRHRDRLAFVKVVSGTFERNKPYLHVRQDKKLKFSSPNAFFAEKKEIVDTSYPGDIVGLHDTGNFKIGDTLTEGETLHYKGIPSFSPEHFRYINNADPMKSKQLYKGIDQLMDEGVAQLFTLEINGRKVIGTVGALQFEVIQYRLEHEYGAKCTYENFPVHKACWVDPEDPKNEEFMEFKRVKQKFLAKDKRGQLVFLADSQFSLQMVQQKYPSVKLHFVSEFD; encoded by the coding sequence ATGAATCCATTTGAAAAGCAGATACAGAAACGCCGTACTTTTGGAATTATTTCGCACCCGGATGCCGGAAAGACGACCCTGACCGAAAAACTGCTTTTGTTTGGCGGCGCCATTCAAGAGGCCGGTGCCGTGAAGAGCAATAAAATCAAAAAATCGGCCACGAGCGACTTTATGGAAATAGAACGTCAACGCGGTATCTCGGTCGCCACTTCGGTCTTGGCCTTTTATTACAAGGATAAAAAAATAAATATTCTTGACACCCCAGGGCACAAAGATTTTGCCGAGGATACCTTTCGTACCCTTACCGCCGTTGACAGTGTGATTGTCGTTATCGACGTGGCAAAAGGCGTCGAGGCACAGACCGAAAAACTGGTCGAGGTATGCCGAATGCGAAACATTCCGATGATTGTGTTTATCAATAAACTGGATCGGGAGGGAAAGGATGCCTTTGACCTTTTGGACGAATTGGAACAGAAACTCGGACTTTCGGTAACGCCATTGAGCTTTCCTATTGGGATGGGCTATGATTTTAAGGGCATCTACAATATCTATGAGCGGAACATTAACCTCTTTAGCGGCAGTAGTAAGAAAAACATTGAAGAAACCATCGCTATTGACGATATCAACAACCCGGAACTGGATACCATCATCGGAAGCAAAGCGGCCGGAACTCTTCGAGACGACTTAGAGCTCGCCATAGGCGTTTATCCGGATTTTGATAAAGACCTGTACCTTCAAGGAAAACAACAGCCGGTATTCTTCGGCTCGGCCCTGAACAATTTTGGGGTGCGCGAGCTATTGGACTGTTTTATAGAGATTGCTCCGTCGCCGCGGGCAAAAAATGCGGAAGAAAGACAAGTCGAGGCCAATGAAGAGGAAATGACCGGCTTCGTCTTTAAGATTCATGCCAACATGGACCCTAGGCATCGTGACCGTTTGGCCTTTGTAAAAGTGGTATCGGGTACATTTGAACGCAACAAGCCGTATTTGCACGTTAGACAGGACAAAAAATTGAAATTTTCGAGTCCCAATGCCTTTTTTGCCGAGAAAAAGGAAATTGTAGATACGTCGTATCCGGGTGATATTGTTGGACTGCACGATACCGGCAACTTTAAGATTGGCGATACGCTGACCGAAGGCGAAACATTACACTATAAAGGCATCCCCAGTTTTTCCCCCGAGCATTTCCGGTACATTAACAATGCCGATCCCATGAAATCCAAACAACTTTACAAGGGCATCGACCAGTTGATGGACGAAGGGGTCGCGCAACTGTTCACCCTGGAAATAAACGGAAGGAAAGTGATCGGCACCGTCGGTGCATTGCAGTTCGAGGTGATACAATACCGTCTAGAACATGAATACGGGGCAAAATGTACCTATGAAAATTTCCCGGTACACAAGGCTTGCTGGGTGGACCCTGAAGACCCCAAGAATGAGGAATTTATGGAATTTAAACGGGTAAAACAGAAATTTTTAGCCAAAGATAAGCGCGGGCAATTGGTCTTTTTGGCCGATTCGCAATTTTCACTTCAGATGGTACAGCAAAAATATCCAAGTGTTAAACTACATTTTGTTTCGGAATTCGATTGA
- a CDS encoding DUF3467 domain-containing protein, which translates to MAEKEEKQKQINIELDEKTAEGIYSNLAIINHSVSEFVVDFISMMPGAPKAKVKSRIVLTPQHAKKFLKALNDNVNRFEKAHGPIKDYEQPSIPINFGPTGEA; encoded by the coding sequence ATGGCAGAAAAGGAAGAAAAACAAAAACAGATCAACATCGAACTGGATGAAAAGACGGCGGAGGGAATCTATTCCAATCTGGCGATTATCAACCATTCCGTATCCGAATTTGTGGTCGACTTCATTAGTATGATGCCCGGAGCGCCCAAAGCCAAGGTAAAAAGCCGAATCGTGCTGACACCACAACACGCCAAGAAATTTTTGAAAGCGTTGAACGATAACGTCAATCGCTTCGAAAAGGCACATGGTCCGATCAAGGATTACGAGCAGCCCTCTATTCCGATTAATTTTGGCCCCACGGGTGAAGCCTAA
- the rpoC gene encoding DNA-directed RNA polymerase subunit beta' yields MARIKDNNPVKRFDKISIGLASPEAILAESRGEVLKPETINYRTHKPERDGLFCERIFGPVKDYECACGKYKRIRYRGIVCDRCGVEVTEKKVRRDRVGHINLVVPVAHIWYFRSLPNKIGYLLGLPSKKLDMIIYYERYVVIQAGIAKGPEGEDLNKLDFLTEEEYLTIMESIPPENQYLEESDPNKFIAKMGAECLIDLLGRIDLKELSYELRHKANTETSKQRKTEALKRLQVVEALRESQDNRENNPEWMIMKVIPVIPPELRPLVPLDGGRFATSDLNDLYRRVIIRNNRLKRLVEIKAPEVILRNEKRMLQEAVDSLFDNTRKASAVKTESNRPLKSLSDSLKGKQGRFRQNLLGKRVDYSARSVIVVGPEMKLFECGLPKDMAAELYKPFVIRKLIERGIVKTVKSAKKIIDKKEPVVWDILENVLKGHPVLLNRAPTLHRLGIQAFQPKLIEGKAIRLHPLVCTAFNADFDGDQMAVHLPLGPEAILEAQLLMLASHNILNPANGSPITVPSQDMVLGLYYMTKERKSTPEVPVKGEGTTFYSYEEVEIALNEGMVNLNAGIKVRAPDFNEEGELVDQIIPTTVGRVLFNMEVPEQAGYINEVLNKKSLRDIIGRILSVTDVPTTADFLDQIKTMGYDFAFRGGLSFSLGDIIIPKEKTEMIADANGQVDGIMANYNMGLITNNERYNQVIDVWTSTNAQLTEMAMKRIREDQQGFNSVYMMLDSGARGSKEQIRQLTGMRGLMAKPKKSTAGGGEIIENPILSNFKEGLSILEYFISTHGARKGLADTALKTADAGYLTRRLVDVSQDVIVNMEDCETLRGVEVQALKKNEETVESLADRILGRVSLHDVYDPLTQELLLSAGQEIMESDMKRIEDSPVEKVEVRSALTCEAPKGICAKCYGRNLSTNKMVQRGEAVGVVAAQSIGEPGTQLTLRTFHVGGIAGNISEDNKLVAKFDGIAEIEDLRTVEGEDADGSKVEIVISRTSEIKIVDKKTGITLSTNNIPYGSQIFVKSGAKVKDGDLICQWDPYNGVIVSEFPGKIAYENIEQGVTYQVEIDEQTGFQEKVISETRNKKLIPTLLIKNSKDETLRSYNLPVGSHIMVDDGDKIKEGKILVKIPRKSAKAGDITGGLPRVTELFEARNPSNPAVVSEIDGVVSFGKIKRGNREIIIESKLGEVKKYLVKLSNQILVQENDYVRAGMPLSDGSITPEDILAIKGPSAVQQYLVNEVQEVYRLQGVKINDKHFEVVVRQMMRKVRIQDPGDTIFLENQLVHKDDFITENDEIYGKKVVVDKGESENLKEGQIITARELRDENSILKRADKNPVTANDAIAATATPILQGITRASLQTKSFISAASFQETTKVLNEAAVSGKVDTLEGLKENVIVGHKIPAGTGMRDYENIIVGSKEEYDEIMARKEAMKF; encoded by the coding sequence GTAGAGGTGACCGAGAAGAAGGTACGCCGCGACCGGGTCGGGCACATCAATCTTGTAGTACCGGTGGCCCATATCTGGTACTTCCGTTCCTTGCCGAACAAAATCGGGTATTTATTGGGGCTCCCGTCCAAGAAATTGGATATGATTATCTACTACGAACGGTACGTAGTGATCCAGGCTGGTATTGCCAAAGGTCCGGAAGGCGAAGATCTCAATAAACTCGATTTCTTGACCGAAGAGGAATACTTGACCATTATGGAGTCCATTCCGCCAGAAAATCAATATTTGGAGGAGTCCGACCCCAATAAGTTTATCGCAAAAATGGGTGCTGAGTGCCTTATCGATCTTTTAGGGCGTATTGACTTAAAAGAGCTATCCTACGAATTGCGGCACAAGGCCAATACCGAGACCTCAAAGCAGCGTAAGACTGAGGCTCTAAAGCGTTTACAAGTGGTCGAAGCGCTCCGCGAATCTCAGGACAACCGGGAGAACAATCCGGAGTGGATGATCATGAAGGTGATTCCTGTCATCCCGCCAGAGCTGCGTCCTTTAGTACCTTTGGATGGGGGTCGGTTTGCGACTTCCGACCTAAACGACCTCTACCGTAGGGTTATCATTCGGAACAACCGACTGAAAAGATTGGTCGAGATCAAGGCACCTGAGGTCATCCTTCGAAACGAAAAAAGGATGCTTCAAGAGGCCGTGGACTCCCTTTTCGACAATACTAGAAAGGCATCCGCAGTTAAAACGGAATCCAATCGTCCCCTGAAATCCCTTTCCGATTCTTTGAAAGGTAAGCAAGGGCGTTTCCGTCAGAACCTTCTAGGTAAACGTGTCGATTATTCAGCGCGTTCGGTAATCGTCGTAGGCCCTGAAATGAAGCTGTTCGAATGTGGACTTCCCAAAGATATGGCGGCGGAGCTTTATAAGCCGTTTGTCATTCGGAAGCTGATCGAACGCGGCATTGTCAAAACGGTGAAATCCGCTAAGAAAATTATTGATAAAAAGGAGCCGGTGGTGTGGGACATCCTTGAAAACGTATTGAAAGGGCATCCGGTGCTCTTGAACCGTGCCCCGACCTTGCACCGTCTCGGTATCCAGGCTTTCCAACCCAAGCTTATCGAGGGTAAGGCCATTCGGTTGCATCCCTTGGTCTGTACCGCGTTCAACGCGGATTTCGATGGCGACCAGATGGCAGTACACTTGCCGTTGGGTCCCGAAGCAATCCTAGAGGCGCAGCTGTTGATGTTGGCGTCTCACAATATATTGAACCCTGCCAACGGTTCCCCGATTACAGTACCCTCTCAAGACATGGTTTTGGGGCTCTACTATATGACCAAGGAGCGAAAATCAACACCTGAAGTGCCCGTCAAAGGCGAGGGAACGACATTTTATTCCTATGAAGAAGTTGAAATCGCCCTTAATGAGGGGATGGTCAATCTGAACGCGGGAATCAAGGTGCGCGCCCCGGATTTCAACGAGGAAGGCGAATTGGTCGACCAGATTATCCCTACTACGGTCGGACGCGTGCTCTTCAATATGGAAGTGCCCGAGCAGGCCGGTTACATCAATGAGGTGCTAAATAAGAAATCGTTGCGTGACATTATCGGTAGAATTCTGAGTGTGACCGACGTACCGACCACGGCAGATTTCTTGGACCAGATTAAGACCATGGGCTATGATTTCGCCTTTAGAGGTGGTTTGTCGTTCAGCCTAGGTGATATTATCATCCCCAAAGAGAAGACCGAGATGATCGCCGATGCCAACGGGCAGGTCGATGGTATTATGGCCAACTACAATATGGGACTGATTACCAACAACGAACGCTATAACCAGGTTATCGATGTATGGACTTCAACGAACGCGCAATTGACCGAAATGGCTATGAAACGTATTCGCGAAGACCAGCAAGGGTTTAACTCGGTGTATATGATGTTGGATTCCGGAGCGAGAGGTTCGAAAGAGCAGATACGTCAGTTGACCGGTATGCGGGGACTGATGGCAAAACCCAAAAAATCGACCGCGGGCGGGGGAGAGATTATTGAAAACCCCATTCTTTCCAACTTTAAGGAAGGCCTATCGATTTTGGAATACTTTATTTCTACCCACGGTGCCCGTAAGGGTCTTGCGGATACCGCTTTGAAAACGGCCGATGCAGGATATCTTACTCGTCGATTGGTCGATGTTTCGCAAGACGTCATCGTCAATATGGAAGATTGTGAGACCTTGAGAGGCGTGGAAGTGCAGGCCTTGAAAAAGAACGAGGAGACCGTTGAATCTTTGGCCGATCGAATATTAGGCAGGGTATCGTTGCACGACGTGTACGATCCTTTGACCCAAGAGCTTTTGTTGAGCGCCGGTCAGGAGATTATGGAGTCCGATATGAAACGCATAGAGGATTCTCCCGTCGAAAAGGTAGAGGTGCGATCCGCATTGACTTGCGAGGCGCCCAAGGGAATCTGTGCCAAGTGTTATGGAAGAAATCTTTCGACCAATAAGATGGTACAACGTGGCGAGGCCGTAGGGGTTGTCGCTGCTCAATCCATCGGCGAGCCTGGAACACAGTTGACCTTGCGTACCTTCCACGTTGGTGGTATTGCAGGAAATATTTCCGAAGACAACAAATTGGTGGCTAAATTCGATGGCATCGCCGAAATAGAGGATTTGCGAACTGTCGAAGGAGAAGACGCGGATGGGAGCAAAGTGGAAATCGTTATCTCAAGAACTTCGGAAATCAAGATTGTAGATAAGAAAACCGGAATTACCTTAAGCACCAACAATATTCCCTATGGATCGCAAATTTTTGTGAAGAGCGGAGCCAAGGTTAAAGATGGTGATCTCATTTGTCAATGGGATCCTTATAATGGTGTCATTGTATCGGAATTTCCTGGTAAGATCGCTTATGAGAATATTGAGCAGGGAGTTACCTATCAGGTAGAAATCGATGAGCAGACCGGTTTCCAGGAAAAAGTGATTTCCGAAACCCGTAACAAAAAGCTGATTCCTACACTATTGATCAAAAATAGTAAGGACGAAACTTTACGGTCTTATAACCTGCCCGTAGGTTCACATATCATGGTCGATGACGGTGATAAGATTAAAGAAGGCAAAATTCTTGTCAAAATTCCACGTAAGTCGGCGAAGGCAGGAGATATCACAGGAGGTCTTCCAAGGGTTACCGAGCTGTTCGAGGCCCGTAACCCATCGAACCCCGCCGTTGTATCGGAAATTGACGGGGTAGTTTCTTTCGGTAAGATCAAAAGAGGTAACCGCGAGATCATCATCGAATCCAAACTGGGCGAGGTCAAGAAATACTTGGTCAAGCTATCCAATCAGATTCTTGTACAGGAAAACGATTATGTACGAGCGGGAATGCCACTTTCGGATGGTTCCATAACCCCCGAAGATATCTTGGCGATTAAAGGTCCATCTGCCGTTCAGCAGTACTTGGTGAACGAAGTTCAGGAGGTATATCGTTTACAGGGCGTGAAAATCAACGACAAGCATTTTGAAGTGGTCGTGCGTCAGATGATGCGTAAGGTTCGTATCCAAGATCCGGGCGATACTATCTTCTTGGAGAACCAGTTGGTACACAAAGATGATTTCATCACGGAAAACGATGAGATATACGGTAAAAAGGTCGTTGTCGATAAAGGAGAGTCGGAGAACCTAAAAGAAGGACAGATAATCACCGCCAGGGAACTCAGAGACGAGAACTCCATTTTAAAACGTGCCGATAAGAACCCTGTGACCGCCAATGACGCCATTGCAGCAACGGCAACCCCGATCTTGCAGGGTATTACCCGAGCATCGTTGCAGACGAAGTCGTTTATTTCAGCTGCGTCGTTCCAAGAGACTACCAAAGTATTGAACGAAGCTGCGGTAAGCGGTAAGGTAGATACGTTGGAAGGTTTGAAGGAGAACGTTATCGTCGGACACAAGATACCTGCCGGTACCGGTATGCGCGACTATGAGAACATCATCGTTGGCTCGAAAGAAGAATACGATGAAATCATGGCCCGAAAGGAAGCTATGAAGTTCTAA